The following are from one region of the Candidatus Desulfofervidus auxilii genome:
- a CDS encoding ferrous iron transport protein A encodes NRLIPLSMVGKNKEVTVVGINAGRGLQSRLFSLGIIPGVTIKVLNNSGPGPVIISIKDTRLVLGWGVAQKIIVSEPG; translated from the coding sequence AATCGCTTAATTCCACTCAGTATGGTAGGTAAAAATAAGGAAGTAACAGTAGTAGGCATAAATGCAGGTAGAGGACTACAATCAAGACTTTTTAGCTTAGGAATTATTCCAGGAGTTACTATAAAAGTGCTTAATAATTCAGGTCCAGGTCCTGTAATTATATCAATAAAAGATACAAGACTTGTCCTTGGATGGGGTGTAGCCCAAAAAATCATAGTAAGTGAACCAGGTTAG
- a CDS encoding radical SAM protein: MNWLNRDLILQIEPTRKCNLNCKICMRQNLNKKNVQLSFENFKKVLNFGNFRHVCLHGWGEPLLNSQIFQMIEYAESQGISTELTTNGTLLKENLEKIFDSGLSIIVFGIHNKKILLSIFPQIKELIEKRNKERLKKPKIYMDIVIYKENLNQILDLIKITSQLNIDAIVLHRLFKVHPNVNYISVKEERELFKKAKKLAKELKIKLYLPPKPSIPCVAVRYSIFVTVEGKITPCPYLLELYLGNVFNHDDTKNIYLKKINFIKNMNKNPICNNKCPLGSRNGKFYC; encoded by the coding sequence GAATTGGCTAAATAGAGATTTAATTTTGCAAATTGAACCTACTCGTAAATGTAACTTAAATTGTAAGATATGTATGCGACAAAATTTAAATAAAAAAAATGTTCAACTATCTTTTGAGAATTTTAAAAAAGTATTGAATTTTGGTAATTTTCGGCATGTTTGTCTGCATGGATGGGGTGAGCCATTACTTAATTCTCAAATATTTCAAATGATAGAATATGCTGAGTCACAAGGAATTTCTACAGAGCTTACTACTAATGGAACTCTGCTTAAAGAAAATTTAGAAAAAATTTTTGATAGTGGTTTAAGTATTATTGTTTTTGGAATACATAATAAGAAAATTCTTTTATCTATTTTCCCACAAATTAAAGAGTTAATAGAAAAAAGAAATAAAGAAAGATTGAAAAAGCCAAAAATTTATATGGATATTGTTATATACAAAGAAAATCTTAATCAAATTTTGGATTTAATAAAAATTACCTCTCAATTAAATATAGATGCAATAGTCTTACATAGGTTATTTAAAGTTCATCCTAATGTTAACTATATTTCTGTTAAAGAGGAAAGAGAGTTATTTAAAAAAGCAAAAAAATTAGCAAAAGAATTAAAGATAAAACTATACCTACCTCCAAAACCTTCTATACCTTGTGTTGCAGTTAGATATAGTATCTTTGTTACAGTTGAAGGTAAAATTACTCCTTGCCCTTATCTTTTAGAGCTTTACCTGGGTAATGTCTTTAACCATGATGATACAAAAAATATATATTTAAAAAAGATTAATTTTATTAAAAATATGAATAAGAACCCTATATGTAACAATAAATGCCCATTAGGTTCCAGAAATGGCAAGTTTTATTGCTGA